A single Glycine soja cultivar W05 chromosome 14, ASM419377v2, whole genome shotgun sequence DNA region contains:
- the LOC114384470 gene encoding probable E3 ubiquitin-protein ligase RHC2A — MSSHWCHRCNKFVRAWRQEMPVCPDCDSGFVEEIEPSNRPVHHVETRRRRFPTAAAMYMMGHRSGNSDHNPRYSSRQHCRNVIGDRSLLNRVIMLQSEGTSRDRGSGFELFFDDGAGSGFRPLPPRMSEFLLGTGIDRVMDQLSHVESNSDGGRHDQQSHAPASKSAVESLPAIEINATHTAIESHCAVCKEPFELCTMAKEMPCKHIYHAECILPWLAIKNSCPVCRHELPCENARARLERVEEEEENNNLGLTIWRLPGGGFAVGRFGRREGEREVNVPLVYTEVDGGLNFNNVLVGEPRRVSWSVLESSGSRRGGAFRRMFNHLFSCLRGGGVGPNRSSSSSTVRSNSFRASTRQSVGPSPPSSRRTWSMDVNGGTRPW; from the coding sequence ATGTCTTCCCATTGGTGTCACCGGTGCAACAAATTTGTCAGAGCATGGCGACAAGAAATGCCCGTTTGTCCCGATTGCGACAGCGGATTCGTCGAAGAGATCGAACCTTCGAACCGGCCCGTCCACCACGTGGAAACTCGCCGCCGTAGGTTCCCGACAGCGGCGGCGATGTACATGATGGGCCACCGTTCGGGTAACTCGGATCACAACCCCCGTTACTCTAGCCGTCAGCATTGCCGGAACGTTATTGGAGACCGGTCACTGCTCAACCGGGTCATCATGCTCCAGAGCGAGGGGACAAGCCGCGACCGTGGCTCCGGTTTCGAGCTTTTCTTCGACGACGGAGCCGGTTCCGGTTTCCGACCTCTCCCTCCGAGGATGTCGGAGTTTCTCCTCGGAACAGGGATCGACCGTGTCATGGACCAGCTTTCCCACGTGGAGTCAAACTCCGACGGCGGGAGGCACGACCAGCAGAGCCACGCGCCGGCGTCGAAATCCGCCGTGGAGTCCCTACCGGCGATTGAGATAAACGCGACCCACACGGCGATTGAATCGCACTGCGCGGTTTGCAAGGAGCCTTTCGAGCTTTGCACCATGGCAAAGGAAATGCCATGCAAACACATATACCACGCGGAATGCATACTACCGTGGCTCGCGATTAAAAACTCGTGCCCCGTGTGCCGGCACGAGTTGCCATGCGAGAACGCACGTGCGAGATTGGAGCGcgtggaggaggaggaagagaacAACAACTTGGGGTTAACGATCTGGAGGTTACCGGGTGGCGGTTTTGCGGTGGGGAGATTCGGAAGAAGAGAGGGTGAGAGAGAGGTTAACGTTCCTCTTGTGTACACGGAAGTGGATGGTGGGCTTAACTTCAACAACGTTCTTGTGGGGGAACCGAGGAGGGTTTCGTGGTCGGTGTTGGAATCTAGCGGGAGCAGAAGAGGTGGCGCGTTTAGGAGAATGTTTAACCATTTGTTTAGTTGCCTGAGAGGTGGTGGGGTTGGGCCTAatcgttcttcttcttcaagCACTGTGAGGAGTAATAGTTTTAGGGCTTCTACTCGTCAAAGCGTGGGTCCCTCTCCACCTTCTTCGCGTAGGACTTGGTCTATGGATGTCAACGGGGGAACCAGACCATggtaa